The proteins below are encoded in one region of Planctopirus limnophila DSM 3776:
- a CDS encoding MMPL family transporter: MFQSLGNWITHRWYLVIAGWLSLVITMAIVAPPLDDVITTGEFAFLPANFPSRVAEDLFAKAFPADTQRSAIVLVVRRVGENRELTDRDLQFVDDGVDSDDPDRDNELRELLLKIADQFGGLVGQPDDESAESGSTEESSTDASKTAAKGNDANVPRSSEKAAVPAKPAAPLAPLGLGNSQITAIRTYKDPKIGRLLRSEDQKATLVMVELTKDFMDAANKKIVRAVEELLSSRDFMKIVPLGLDISLSGNAVVGRDMLVTADASAKATELLTVVLVIFLLIAIYRAPLLAIIPLLTVFVSVELSLCLLRLLADYRFVVLFQEIKPYVTVLVYGAGVDYCLFLIARYKEELDAGVNYEDAIANSLGKVGAAITASAGTVICGIAMMIFAQFVKFHEAGIAISTGLIIVLMASLTFTPALLRAAGAWAFWPQMKRERPSSTTGWLPAASPLKAFTEALGVNRFWTRLADTILERPLTTLLVSIAAMTPFAIVGLLFFSHLSYGLLSDLPANSPSVLGTKAVQEHFPAGATGPVTVLLRNNNIDFSQRTGDTPGGIDAIKELTLELRKHLADAQLADIRSVSHPFGGEEDLDSIKQVARRKITTDRSVKFYVSKEPGFDGHLTRLDITTTNDPFARDSIEQLSKVEHLIQQSLPAILKDGTTIYISGSTASIRDLKTVTDSDQIRIDVLVISGVFLILVILLRQPAICLYLVITVLFSYLATLGFTYAFFWAIEPDFAGLDWKVPMFLFTILIAVGEDYNIFLMTRIEEEQHEHGPVGGVVHALSRTGRIISSCGIIMAGTFASLMAGSLKGMTQLGFALAFGVLLDTFVVRTILVPAYLVMLHGGRFGRLGPWMGAKPATDKFPAQAKGENYANPAESPSNSA, translated from the coding sequence ATGTTTCAAAGTCTCGGAAATTGGATCACACATCGCTGGTACCTGGTGATTGCGGGTTGGCTCTCACTCGTCATTACCATGGCGATCGTGGCGCCCCCTCTCGATGATGTGATCACCACCGGTGAGTTTGCTTTTCTACCTGCGAACTTTCCCAGCCGGGTGGCTGAGGATCTGTTTGCCAAGGCATTCCCGGCAGATACTCAGCGCAGTGCCATCGTGCTGGTTGTCCGCCGTGTGGGCGAGAATCGTGAGCTGACGGATCGAGATCTGCAGTTTGTCGACGATGGGGTCGATTCCGATGACCCGGATCGGGACAACGAACTGCGGGAACTATTGCTGAAAATTGCCGATCAGTTTGGTGGTCTGGTCGGTCAACCTGATGATGAGTCTGCTGAGTCAGGTTCCACCGAAGAATCCTCGACCGACGCCAGCAAGACTGCGGCCAAAGGAAACGATGCGAACGTTCCTCGGTCTTCCGAGAAGGCCGCTGTACCTGCCAAGCCCGCTGCGCCACTGGCACCTCTCGGGTTGGGCAATTCGCAGATTACGGCTATCCGTACCTACAAAGACCCAAAGATCGGCAGGCTCTTGCGCAGTGAAGACCAGAAGGCCACTCTGGTGATGGTGGAACTGACAAAAGACTTCATGGATGCCGCGAACAAAAAAATTGTTCGTGCCGTGGAAGAACTTCTCTCCAGCCGGGACTTCATGAAAATTGTCCCGCTAGGCCTGGATATCTCTTTAAGTGGTAACGCTGTTGTAGGCCGCGACATGTTGGTGACAGCCGATGCCAGCGCGAAGGCGACAGAGCTTTTAACCGTCGTGCTGGTGATCTTCCTGCTGATTGCGATCTACCGGGCGCCACTCCTGGCAATCATTCCGCTCTTGACGGTGTTTGTTTCTGTCGAGCTTTCGCTGTGCCTGTTGAGGCTTTTGGCTGATTATCGGTTCGTGGTGCTGTTTCAGGAAATCAAGCCTTATGTCACCGTGCTGGTCTATGGTGCCGGTGTCGATTACTGCCTCTTCCTGATTGCCCGCTATAAAGAAGAGCTGGATGCAGGAGTCAATTACGAAGATGCGATTGCGAATTCTCTTGGTAAAGTCGGGGCGGCCATCACCGCCAGTGCCGGGACCGTGATCTGCGGCATTGCCATGATGATCTTTGCTCAGTTCGTGAAGTTCCACGAAGCTGGCATCGCGATTTCCACAGGGCTGATTATCGTCCTGATGGCGTCATTAACATTCACACCCGCGTTGTTGCGTGCTGCGGGCGCCTGGGCTTTCTGGCCGCAAATGAAAAGAGAACGTCCCTCCAGCACGACGGGATGGTTACCGGCAGCCAGCCCGTTGAAAGCCTTTACTGAAGCTCTAGGCGTCAACCGCTTCTGGACCAGACTGGCCGACACCATTCTTGAGAGGCCACTGACCACACTGCTGGTCAGCATTGCCGCGATGACTCCTTTTGCAATTGTGGGTCTATTGTTCTTCTCGCATCTGAGTTACGGACTGCTCTCTGATCTCCCGGCGAATTCGCCCAGTGTGCTGGGGACCAAGGCTGTACAGGAACATTTTCCCGCCGGTGCGACTGGGCCGGTCACTGTTCTGCTGAGAAACAACAACATCGACTTCTCTCAACGAACAGGAGATACCCCAGGCGGGATCGATGCCATCAAAGAACTGACGCTAGAACTTCGCAAGCATCTGGCTGATGCACAACTGGCCGATATCCGCAGTGTCTCCCATCCCTTTGGTGGTGAAGAAGATCTGGATTCGATCAAGCAGGTGGCTCGCCGCAAAATCACGACCGATCGGTCGGTAAAATTCTATGTGAGTAAAGAGCCAGGGTTTGACGGGCATTTGACGAGGCTCGACATTACGACGACAAACGATCCGTTTGCCCGAGACAGTATTGAGCAGTTGAGCAAGGTCGAACATCTCATTCAACAAAGTCTGCCGGCGATCCTGAAGGATGGCACGACGATCTATATTTCCGGTTCGACCGCCAGTATTCGCGATCTGAAAACTGTGACTGACAGCGATCAGATCCGCATTGATGTGCTGGTGATTTCGGGAGTCTTCCTCATTCTCGTCATCCTGCTCAGGCAACCGGCGATCTGCCTGTATCTGGTCATCACGGTGCTGTTCAGTTATCTGGCGACACTCGGATTCACCTATGCATTCTTCTGGGCGATTGAACCTGATTTTGCAGGACTCGACTGGAAGGTGCCCATGTTCCTGTTCACGATCCTGATTGCCGTAGGTGAAGACTACAACATCTTTCTCATGACTCGAATTGAGGAAGAGCAGCACGAACATGGGCCTGTGGGTGGAGTGGTGCATGCCCTCTCTCGCACTGGCCGTATCATTTCCAGTTGCGGCATTATTATGGCAGGAACCTTTGCCTCGCTGATGGCTGGTTCACTCAAAGGGATGACACAGTTGGGCTTTGCCCTCGCCTTTGGCGTATTGCTCGATACCTTCGTGGTGCGAACAATTCTGGTTCCGGCCTATCTGGTGATGCTGCATGGCGGACGTTTTGGTCGTCTGGGGCCGTGGATGGGAGCAAAGCCAGCGACTGACAAATTCCCTGCACAAGCGAAAGGCGAAAATTATGCAAATCCAGCAGAGTCGCCATCCAATAGTGCTTAG
- the ftsH gene encoding ATP-dependent zinc metalloprotease FtsH: protein MTELESSENQPTQSSTTPAPVKSEIVKSEPVKPDPVKTEPAKPLGTKRKAEKPGSSNLVWYLLIAIVISIGVFTLGGSGKRTTVEFSDFKQRLKQGSLTATNVFEVEIGPTSIRYQDQPGNKGREATSSKRVTPAYFVVPVVGMRDGAQTSIIELLDKNGINYGFSAEPPEWQMMLYYLGVPLILLAVFLYVFRKMAGPGAAMSFGRSRGKLYAQEEIGVTFQDVAGIDEAVEELREVVEFLKTPEKYQALGGRIPRGVLLVGPPGTGKTLLAKAVAGEAGVPFYGLSGSDFVEMFVGVGAARVRDMFQQAGERSPAIIFIDELDALGKVRGSGMPGGHDEREQTLNALLVEMDGFSSDQSVIVMGATNRPETLDPALMRPGRFDRHVLVDRPDVKGREAILKVHASKVKVDDHVNLKYLARLTPGFVGADLANLVNEAALLAARANKPKVTNIEFEEAVERIVAGLEKSTRIMPEEEKNRVAWHEIGHALVACSLPHVDPVHKVSIIPRGLGALGYTLQRPEEDRQLITKTELQNRICVLLGGIAAEDIVFNENSTGGSNDLQRATDLARRMVTEFGMSPKLGRVHYSDTSRSAFLANAATVSESAHSEETIREIDLEVRRIIDAAYETAHEILVTRRAAMDHLTRELLEIEVMDAEKLQQILSQYQTGPQIMPGTSAQISPNPTSLPTPAVAPYRPGESDGSSEGGNPVNVG from the coding sequence ATGACGGAACTAGAATCCTCCGAGAACCAGCCCACTCAGTCTTCAACGACGCCAGCGCCAGTGAAGTCAGAGATCGTGAAATCAGAACCCGTAAAGCCGGATCCTGTGAAGACCGAGCCAGCGAAACCTCTTGGCACAAAGCGAAAAGCTGAAAAACCAGGCTCTTCCAACCTGGTCTGGTATCTGCTGATCGCCATTGTCATTTCGATTGGTGTCTTCACACTGGGTGGCAGTGGTAAACGCACCACCGTCGAATTCAGCGACTTCAAACAGCGATTGAAACAAGGCTCGTTGACTGCCACGAATGTCTTCGAAGTGGAAATTGGGCCGACATCGATTCGCTATCAGGATCAGCCCGGCAACAAAGGTCGTGAAGCGACCTCGTCGAAGCGGGTGACTCCGGCTTACTTTGTGGTGCCGGTCGTTGGGATGCGAGATGGTGCCCAGACCAGCATTATTGAATTGCTGGATAAAAACGGCATCAACTACGGCTTCAGTGCCGAGCCCCCCGAATGGCAGATGATGCTCTATTATCTGGGAGTTCCCCTGATTCTGCTGGCAGTCTTTTTGTATGTCTTCCGGAAAATGGCAGGCCCCGGGGCTGCGATGTCCTTTGGCCGGAGCCGGGGTAAGCTTTACGCTCAGGAAGAGATTGGAGTCACCTTTCAGGATGTGGCAGGGATCGATGAAGCCGTTGAAGAACTGCGTGAAGTCGTCGAGTTTCTGAAGACACCCGAGAAGTACCAGGCTCTGGGTGGCCGCATTCCTCGCGGAGTTCTGCTCGTTGGGCCGCCGGGGACGGGTAAAACCTTGCTGGCAAAAGCCGTAGCGGGTGAAGCAGGTGTTCCATTTTACGGATTGTCAGGTTCTGACTTTGTCGAAATGTTTGTCGGTGTGGGAGCCGCCCGAGTTCGCGACATGTTCCAGCAGGCTGGTGAAAGATCGCCAGCGATTATCTTTATCGATGAACTGGATGCGCTCGGCAAAGTTCGCGGAAGTGGCATGCCCGGCGGACACGACGAGCGCGAGCAGACACTGAATGCACTGCTGGTTGAGATGGATGGTTTTTCCTCCGATCAGAGTGTGATCGTCATGGGTGCCACCAATCGACCAGAAACGCTGGACCCCGCCTTAATGCGACCTGGTCGATTTGACCGCCATGTGCTGGTGGATCGGCCCGATGTCAAAGGGCGTGAAGCGATACTTAAAGTGCATGCCAGCAAGGTCAAAGTTGACGATCACGTCAACCTGAAATACCTGGCACGACTAACTCCTGGTTTTGTTGGTGCCGACCTGGCGAACCTGGTCAATGAAGCCGCACTTCTGGCGGCACGCGCCAATAAACCCAAAGTGACCAATATTGAGTTTGAAGAGGCTGTCGAGCGGATTGTGGCGGGGTTGGAAAAATCGACCCGGATCATGCCCGAGGAAGAGAAGAATCGCGTGGCGTGGCATGAAATCGGCCATGCACTGGTTGCCTGTTCGCTGCCGCATGTTGATCCCGTCCATAAAGTCTCGATCATTCCCCGTGGTCTGGGAGCTCTGGGGTACACACTCCAAAGGCCGGAAGAAGACCGCCAGTTGATTACCAAGACCGAACTTCAGAACCGGATCTGTGTATTACTGGGTGGTATTGCTGCTGAAGACATCGTATTCAACGAGAACTCCACAGGGGGTTCCAATGATCTGCAGCGGGCGACTGATCTTGCCCGCCGCATGGTGACTGAGTTTGGCATGAGCCCCAAACTGGGACGCGTGCATTACAGCGATACATCCCGCTCGGCTTTTCTCGCGAATGCCGCCACTGTTTCTGAGAGTGCTCACAGTGAAGAAACCATTCGGGAGATCGATCTCGAAGTCAGGCGCATCATCGATGCGGCCTATGAGACAGCTCACGAGATTCTCGTGACTCGTCGGGCAGCGATGGATCACCTCACGAGAGAGCTGCTGGAGATCGAGGTGATGGATGCAGAAAAACTGCAGCAGATCCTTTCTCAATACCAGACCGGGCCACAGATTATGCCGGGAACGTCTGCACAGATTTCGCCGAACCCGACATCTTTGCCCACTCCTGCGGTTGCCCCTTATCGACCGGGCGAGAGCGATGGCAGCAGCGAAGGTGGAAACCCAGTGAATGTCGGCTGA
- a CDS encoding zinc ribbon domain-containing protein: MPLKVRCKACGTVVTAPDAARGKAIRCPDCESKIPVPAGDSKATASKKGASAKSSKSASGEDGLANLDLSDLEDSGASICRKCGTEVDPEATECPNCGIDLATGGLGETARKKQMKGPDPDKFYENLWSESWKFALKYKLFAFRTMMYLLVSSTIMFGSAFMLLWVSSPPPRYFWGLIAVVSVMAIPGWFWFLDTEIIKATMERKDKLPRINFDFFLCSSLGLQAVAWQLAFALPLLAVPYLLGWFVIVPMEGLPLSVKIAYFLAWQIPIASLLPAVMSHMSMPVSYPGWMFWKLLPGYFKTIKASWTWTGMFLLTNLLPMIFLGLIIGLSAEPLVDLAKTMDNNGQIVYAKWQVENNPIKADKPGGVAPANPFEAKSKEEIKPPNYFSLILPSVFWVLACLSASWTAVFNMRTNGQFAYFNKNRLGLIGRAKEYKYVAKEKTDEDEVAKPKGVVDAVAVVMVCGILGAVGGLVTSSFADLPFPMLPTMAFGAASGFALASFIGWCVMLAPAFRASMAIGLLMIFFPLIGAILLYNKEPEETKFGLTAFLGGALLEGIAFGVFFVTAIKAVVDALPPPDPAAGAAPALWLMNLSSLGHWFGC, encoded by the coding sequence ATGCCGCTGAAAGTTCGTTGCAAGGCTTGTGGGACAGTCGTCACGGCACCGGATGCGGCCCGTGGCAAGGCGATTCGCTGCCCCGACTGTGAATCGAAGATTCCTGTCCCCGCGGGCGATTCGAAAGCCACAGCCAGCAAAAAGGGAGCATCTGCCAAGTCGTCAAAATCGGCTTCCGGCGAGGACGGACTGGCCAATCTCGATTTGAGTGATCTGGAAGATTCCGGAGCCAGCATCTGTCGCAAATGCGGGACAGAAGTTGATCCTGAAGCGACCGAATGCCCGAATTGTGGGATCGATCTGGCAACCGGTGGTTTGGGAGAAACGGCTCGCAAGAAGCAGATGAAAGGGCCAGACCCGGACAAATTTTACGAAAATCTCTGGTCGGAGAGCTGGAAGTTTGCGCTCAAATACAAGCTGTTTGCCTTCCGGACGATGATGTACCTGCTGGTTTCGTCGACCATCATGTTTGGCAGCGCCTTCATGCTGCTCTGGGTTTCTTCGCCACCCCCTCGATACTTCTGGGGATTGATTGCCGTCGTTTCGGTCATGGCCATTCCGGGATGGTTCTGGTTTCTGGATACCGAAATCATCAAGGCGACGATGGAGCGGAAAGATAAGCTGCCGCGCATCAACTTCGACTTCTTTTTGTGCAGTTCCTTAGGCTTGCAGGCCGTGGCCTGGCAACTGGCTTTTGCACTCCCTTTGCTGGCGGTTCCTTACCTGTTGGGGTGGTTTGTGATTGTGCCGATGGAGGGTTTACCGCTCTCTGTTAAAATCGCCTATTTTCTCGCATGGCAGATTCCTATTGCCTCGCTATTGCCAGCCGTCATGTCTCACATGTCGATGCCGGTCTCTTATCCCGGGTGGATGTTCTGGAAGCTCTTGCCAGGTTACTTCAAGACAATTAAAGCTTCGTGGACGTGGACAGGGATGTTCCTGCTCACGAATCTCCTCCCGATGATCTTTCTCGGATTGATCATCGGGCTGTCGGCTGAACCACTGGTCGATCTGGCGAAAACGATGGATAACAACGGCCAGATTGTCTACGCCAAGTGGCAGGTCGAAAACAATCCGATCAAGGCTGATAAACCGGGTGGTGTGGCTCCGGCCAATCCGTTCGAAGCCAAGTCGAAAGAAGAGATCAAGCCACCGAACTATTTCTCATTGATCCTTCCTTCCGTCTTCTGGGTACTGGCCTGTTTGAGTGCGAGTTGGACTGCCGTGTTTAACATGCGGACCAATGGTCAGTTTGCTTACTTCAACAAGAATCGATTGGGGCTCATTGGCCGGGCCAAAGAGTACAAGTATGTTGCTAAAGAAAAGACCGATGAAGACGAGGTCGCCAAGCCGAAGGGTGTGGTCGATGCGGTGGCCGTTGTTATGGTCTGCGGCATTCTGGGAGCTGTCGGCGGCCTCGTCACTTCTTCATTCGCAGACCTGCCATTTCCTATGTTGCCCACTATGGCGTTTGGGGCTGCCTCTGGTTTTGCCCTGGCCAGCTTTATTGGCTGGTGTGTGATGCTGGCCCCTGCCTTCCGGGCCAGTATGGCGATTGGCCTCTTGATGATTTTCTTTCCGTTGATTGGTGCGATCCTCCTCTACAACAAAGAGCCCGAAGAAACCAAGTTTGGTTTGACCGCCTTCCTGGGTGGAGCTTTGCTGGAAGGTATCGCCTTTGGTGTCTTCTTTGTGACTGCCATCAAAGCCGTCGTCGATGCACTCCCGCCACCCGATCCAGCGGCTGGAGCAGCCCCTGCCCTCTGGCTGATGAATCTGTCGAGCCTGGGCCACTGGTTCGGGTGCTAA
- a CDS encoding SLC13 family permease has product MAEGDEIDSGWAGRLGLWLGPLLGLVVLVVPGPADLPHAAQRLAAVVVLMAVWWATQCVPMAVTSLVPLIAFPLLGIDSAKNVAGTYLTDSSMLYLGGFIIALAIERWGLHRRVALHVVKATGTSPHGIVWGFMLATFLISMWISNTATTLMMLPIAMALMTSLEELLCTFDEKEPDFLTTQALGRLSCQTYLGVAYAASIGGVATLVGTPTNMAFVGIWEKQFPQAPPISAGQWMATWLPFGLVFLGLAWFVLTRKLTTPAGFSRLNRDFFRERLHDLGPMSRPEWRVLIVFSLTAILWLTRTDLPLSSNLIIPGWGGQAEAFLSWLTADAKPASSHKDWINDSTVGLLFAVLLFVVPAGEQDVKRGSPRLMDWPTANRLPWGILLLFGGGFAIAEGFRITGLSRWSGDLFAYFFIGQSPVVTVLGICALMIFLTEFTSNVATVNAVLPVFAGAAIALGLDPRLVMIPATIATSCGFMLPAGTPPNAIAFGTGRIPIGQMLKYGLWLNLMGIVLCTAATWVLLIPQMGIRLGEVPAWAVPIEKASSPIEPVAPTLSNAPKSKLSPADEGKK; this is encoded by the coding sequence ATGGCGGAAGGGGATGAAATTGATAGCGGCTGGGCCGGTCGATTGGGTTTATGGCTGGGCCCTCTGCTTGGCTTAGTGGTGCTGGTCGTTCCCGGCCCTGCTGACTTGCCACATGCCGCCCAAAGGCTGGCTGCAGTCGTCGTGCTGATGGCTGTCTGGTGGGCCACGCAATGCGTGCCTATGGCTGTGACCAGTCTGGTGCCGCTGATTGCCTTCCCGCTGCTAGGGATAGACTCAGCCAAGAATGTGGCCGGCACCTATCTGACCGACAGCTCAATGCTCTATCTGGGTGGCTTCATTATTGCCTTGGCGATTGAACGCTGGGGCCTGCATCGCCGGGTGGCCTTGCATGTCGTCAAAGCGACGGGGACCAGCCCGCATGGGATTGTCTGGGGATTCATGCTGGCGACATTCCTCATTTCGATGTGGATCAGCAATACCGCCACCACACTGATGATGCTGCCGATTGCGATGGCTTTGATGACTTCGCTCGAAGAATTGCTGTGTACTTTCGATGAGAAAGAGCCAGATTTTCTGACAACTCAGGCACTGGGAAGACTCTCTTGCCAGACCTATCTGGGTGTGGCTTATGCAGCCAGCATTGGCGGGGTGGCCACACTCGTGGGAACCCCCACGAACATGGCGTTTGTGGGGATCTGGGAGAAACAGTTTCCCCAGGCACCTCCGATTTCTGCCGGTCAGTGGATGGCGACCTGGTTGCCCTTTGGATTGGTTTTCCTGGGTCTGGCCTGGTTTGTGCTGACTCGAAAGCTAACGACACCCGCCGGGTTTTCTCGTTTGAATCGAGATTTTTTTCGCGAGAGGCTGCATGATCTGGGGCCGATGAGCCGCCCCGAATGGCGTGTTCTCATCGTCTTCTCGCTGACAGCGATCCTCTGGCTAACAAGAACTGATCTTCCTCTTTCGTCTAACCTGATCATTCCCGGCTGGGGAGGACAGGCCGAAGCTTTTCTCAGCTGGCTGACCGCTGACGCTAAGCCAGCCAGTTCTCACAAAGACTGGATCAATGATTCCACTGTGGGTCTACTTTTTGCGGTACTGCTGTTTGTCGTCCCGGCGGGTGAGCAGGATGTGAAGCGAGGTTCGCCACGTCTGATGGACTGGCCCACAGCCAATCGATTGCCATGGGGCATTCTGCTGTTGTTCGGCGGTGGATTTGCCATTGCCGAAGGCTTTCGGATTACTGGTCTTTCCCGCTGGAGTGGCGACCTGTTTGCCTACTTTTTCATTGGCCAGTCACCGGTTGTTACTGTGTTGGGTATCTGTGCGCTGATGATCTTCCTCACGGAATTCACCAGCAATGTGGCTACGGTGAATGCTGTTTTGCCGGTCTTTGCTGGAGCTGCGATTGCTTTGGGACTCGATCCGAGGCTGGTCATGATCCCTGCCACGATTGCCACAAGCTGCGGCTTCATGCTGCCAGCCGGGACTCCGCCCAATGCGATCGCTTTTGGAACCGGGCGGATTCCGATTGGTCAGATGCTCAAATATGGCCTCTGGTTGAATCTCATGGGGATTGTTTTGTGTACAGCAGCCACCTGGGTGCTGCTGATCCCGCAAATGGGAATTCGCCTCGGAGAAGTTCCCGCCTGGGCCGTCCCCATAGAGAAAGCCTCTTCACCAATTGAACCCGTTGCGCCCACATTGTCGAATGCTCCGAAATCCAAACTCAGCCCGGCAGACGAGGGGAAAAAATAA
- a CDS encoding ABC transporter ATP-binding protein, with protein MSTPFLEARGLKKTFGSHQAVKNVSFSIMHGEAFGLLGPNGAGKSTTIRMLAGLMAPDAGEVLLEGEPAWKHPEKWKRQLGLAPQQLALYPELSAIENIRFFGGLYGLKGAALSQRTDELLELVGLEDAAHRIAANYSGGMQRRLNLAITLVHKPRLVILDEPTVGVDPQSRAHLLESVRQLARDGTSIIYVSHYMEEVEALCRRVAIIDHGVVLECGVLDQLLGSVPTQLVLHVRPANSVDSVGAGHDPSSSFSARLQHIAQRVDPEATGVKVSVGENVESLPTVLIETSFTEWPDRLHQLSQAFHAESIVIDRVESRQQNLERLFLQLTGRALRA; from the coding sequence TTGTCCACTCCCTTTCTGGAAGCCCGGGGACTGAAAAAAACATTCGGTTCTCATCAGGCCGTCAAGAATGTCAGCTTCTCGATCATGCATGGAGAAGCGTTTGGTTTGCTGGGGCCCAACGGAGCCGGAAAATCAACCACCATCCGGATGCTGGCGGGATTGATGGCCCCGGACGCCGGTGAGGTTCTACTGGAAGGAGAACCCGCCTGGAAGCATCCCGAAAAATGGAAGCGGCAACTGGGTCTGGCGCCTCAGCAACTCGCTCTGTACCCGGAGCTTTCAGCGATCGAAAACATTCGCTTCTTCGGTGGATTGTACGGTCTGAAAGGGGCAGCTCTTTCCCAGCGGACCGATGAACTGCTCGAACTCGTGGGGCTGGAAGATGCAGCTCACCGGATTGCTGCCAATTATTCAGGCGGTATGCAGCGCCGGCTCAACCTGGCAATTACGCTGGTTCATAAACCTCGTCTGGTCATTCTCGATGAACCGACAGTGGGTGTCGATCCGCAATCCCGGGCTCACCTGCTGGAATCTGTCCGGCAACTGGCACGAGATGGGACATCCATCATTTATGTCAGCCACTACATGGAAGAGGTCGAAGCACTATGCCGGCGTGTGGCGATTATCGATCATGGCGTGGTTCTGGAATGCGGTGTTCTCGATCAGCTTTTAGGATCAGTCCCCACGCAACTGGTGCTCCATGTCCGGCCTGCCAACAGCGTCGATTCGGTGGGTGCTGGCCATGACCCCAGTTCGTCATTCTCAGCCCGGTTGCAGCACATTGCCCAGCGTGTGGATCCTGAAGCTACAGGCGTCAAAGTGTCTGTCGGCGAAAATGTCGAGTCTTTACCCACCGTATTGATTGAAACCAGCTTTACCGAATGGCCTGATCGATTGCATCAGCTCTCGCAGGCGTTCCATGCCGAATCGATCGTGATCGACCGGGTGGAATCGAGACAGCAGAATCTCGAACGCTTGTTCCTGCAATTGACTGGAAGAGCCCTGCGTGCCTGA
- a CDS encoding diacylglycerol/polyprenol kinase family protein → MGTQTSEKPAPAIDLPQPRRKAFHFQPALHEESPQRKIHWHVAIPDRLSNETLAIIPRTDLTSPVDPYVPIFCHRSLSTQEFRRRLWHMTPGLLPLLLWVIPHTDPWGWIVWSVVLGLTLSTATIMLRWFSRIARPGEDHGYDAVLAYAVVVLATLWLFPGREEIGMMTLAILAFGDGSATLLGLKFGERKLPWNGCKSWVGLWAFIAMGTLAGAIMFWGEFRPGIDFRLALGVSFLASLTAGLVESFPSLRNDNLRVGIAAAGTGAIAHLLLIPS, encoded by the coding sequence ATGGGTACCCAGACCTCGGAAAAACCGGCACCAGCGATCGATCTCCCCCAACCTCGGCGGAAGGCCTTTCATTTCCAGCCCGCGCTGCATGAAGAAAGTCCACAGCGTAAAATTCACTGGCATGTCGCCATTCCCGACCGTCTCTCCAATGAGACACTTGCCATCATTCCGAGGACAGATCTCACCAGCCCTGTTGATCCGTACGTCCCCATTTTCTGCCATCGCAGCCTGAGTACGCAGGAATTCCGCCGCCGGCTATGGCACATGACACCGGGACTGCTACCCCTGCTATTGTGGGTGATTCCCCATACCGACCCGTGGGGTTGGATTGTATGGAGTGTAGTGCTTGGTCTGACTTTATCGACGGCAACGATCATGCTGAGGTGGTTCTCGAGAATTGCCCGTCCCGGTGAAGATCACGGTTACGACGCCGTCCTCGCGTATGCCGTGGTGGTTCTGGCGACATTATGGCTCTTCCCTGGTCGGGAAGAGATCGGCATGATGACACTGGCGATTCTGGCGTTTGGGGATGGATCGGCCACACTCCTCGGGCTCAAGTTCGGCGAGCGCAAATTGCCGTGGAATGGCTGCAAATCGTGGGTGGGCCTGTGGGCCTTTATCGCGATGGGGACTCTGGCTGGTGCCATCATGTTCTGGGGAGAATTCCGGCCCGGAATAGATTTTCGCCTGGCACTGGGTGTGAGCTTTCTGGCCAGCCTGACCGCAGGTCTGGTGGAATCTTTTCCATCGTTACGCAATGACAATCTTCGCGTGGGGATCGCAGCGGCCGGCACCGGAGCAATCGCGCATCTGCTCCTGATTCCTTCGTGA